CCCATTAATCactattattcatttattccatCTACTTTTTACTTGTCTAATACCGATATCCCAGGAAACCtcgggcacaaggtggggtacaaatttgaaacaccagttagcctaatctacatgtctttgaacttGGTTAGAAACAAACTCTCAAGATCTCAACAAAAAGATTTGAGGCAGGAAACAAACCCTCAACCTTGTAAGTGCAagactacagtgctaaccactacacctccatgaCACCTGCTCCCATTAAGTACCACATAAATCCATGGACCATATGATTATGGAATATTTGACTTAAGAACATATTTATGCTGGATGACCACCAGCACAGATACCAGAATGAAAGGTAAATAACAAGGCAGGGAGAAAATGTAATGTTGGGAAGGTAAACTACTGTATGCTGATATTCAGCTTACACAATGTTTTAGTTTTACTGGTGGGAAAGCTGTAAATATCATCTGTATCATAAATCTGCCACTGCAGCACCCAGGAAGGTGTTTAAAAGAACAGCTGGAGCTTCATAGAAAAGGGAAATATCAGTTGTGCAAGTTAAATAAGTAACAAATAAAGATTTAGAGCATTAGTATTATAATTCTACTattctattatatattatatacaaataaaatcataagAATATTTTAGATTGATTAGTTAGCTTAACAGTTTTTACAGGCTTTTTGTTCAAACTAGAGGAGGTTTCATTCTTTCGTTAATCTTCTAATTTTTACATCCAGCATGAAAACCAAGAAGGAGGACGACTTCTACTAAACTTGGACTTATGCTATAAGATATTTAGCAAGAAGAAGAAATCcgcattcttaaaaaaataaaatattgaaaaaaaaaactttttcaaatCATAGGGAAGTTTGTGAGGATTGTGGATGATGTGACTGGAGACACTCTGTACACTTCTActgcttcttcttctacttattatactgtattaatattattgttgtttttaaaatccattttaCGGTAATCATTTCCAAAACCTGGGCGCCATTTTCTCGGGACGCTTGAGCCGCTCCAGTTAAACACTCGTAGCTCGATTGCTCAGGACTGCCGCATCCTTTTCCCCGAAAAAGCCTGCCTGGCATCTTCAGTTCACTCTCTCCGGCTCTCGTTCTTTAACGGGCGAGATGAATTACTGAAGCTAAAAGAAGCTAAAGGCTCAGTAATATGTTGTAAGTGGATATTTGGGTTTTCCCCTTGCTTTTGCGGTTAATGTCGTCTTTGCGTAGCTTCTTATGCTATCTCCGTCTCTTATCAAAATTCTCGGATGCTTCTTGTCTCCTGTAGGAGCAGGTGCGTCTTgattatgtgatttttttttttccctcctcctctccggtgtttgtttattaacaagTGTATTACTGTCACCAGATGTGAGTTTCACAgtcataattatttaatacagttttttgtttttataaaatgtatttaataattatttgtaaACTCGAGCCGTCGCTCAGACTGACATTTGGGCCTTTATGCAACAGCGGCCTTTTTTATCGGACAGTTGACTTGGatatatcaaaaaaaaaaaaaaattatatatatatatatatatatatatatatatataattgtttttgtgGCGAAGAGTGTCTTAAATAGGTTTTAGGTTTGTGTTGCTGTAATTAGAGCTGAAATGCACTGAGCTTTCAGAAATCCAGTTCTAACAGAAGGAGCTGTTTTGGCCCGAGTAGGCAGGTTTCATTTCACTGCAAGaataatgtgtgtttgtacGTGTAATATTGATATTAATTAGCTGTCGCTGTGTGGACACAGGGGTTCTGTGTGTCTGCATTTTGAGTTAGCATTCCTATACAGCCCTTTCAATGTGTGCCAGACTGGTTTTAAGCTCATGGTCATAGATGAACACGTGACTACTCATCCTGCAAGTTCATCTCTGCACTGAAATAAGTAATGATTAAACAGCAATATTAAGAAGCATGTTTCATAGGTTTCAAGATAGTTATTGCAAGGAATTATTATAATGTGTATTTTTTCCACAGATTCTTGtctgtgatgtacagtatgtctcccCCATTACTGTAGCCAGAACAGATGGAAAATATAGTACATTTGAGAAACTTAATTAACCCTGTATTTTCATGTAGTCAGACGAGTCACTATTAACCGTTAACTTCATCTGTGTTCATTGGAATGCTTAGTTTGTCTCTTATGATTGCTTACTGCATCAGCTGTGATAATGGGATAAAATTATAATGGTCCCAAAATGCATAGATAATGCATAGATATACATACACCGATTACCCGTAAGATTATTACAACTGACCGGTAAAGTGAATATAATTCTCACTTGCGATGCGGAAGGcccaggcttgattcccaccCAGTGATTAAACCCCAGCCATTGGATGCAATGCCGGTCCCAAGCATAgataaaagggggggggggggggggataaagCATAGATAAAAGCATAGATAAAAGCAGCACAGAAACTTTGTCCCTGAAGTTGAAGCAGAGCAGATTTTGGAAGCAGAATAAAATGGACAAGTTTTAGGATTTGAGTGACTAACAAGGTTGGTCAGAGCATGTCTAAACCTGCAGCTTtgggatgttcccagtctgaagtggtcaggacctaccaaaaggtgggagaactggtgacagggtcatgatTAGCCAGGGCTCATTGATGCATGtagggagtgaaggctggcccatgtagtcTGATCTAATAAAAGAGCTACTGTGGCACAGATTGCAGGAAAAATAGTGCTGCTTTTAAAAGTAAGGCATCAGAACAATTAGTACATTACAGTTTGTTGTATGAGCCACATAATAGCAGACTGGTCagcatgcacatacagtacctacctaaacattgttgctgaataaaaaataaaaaaaaatgctggctTGTTctttgcttatgtctttcccttcTAGACATTGacttactgtaacacacacctgaatgctccagactaGAAAACTCCTAAAACatttgcttttatagaggtctgcacacctgttgataatcagttaattaagggctgatgattagcagcacttGGCTGTAACTTAATCTCATAAagcctgtggaagcagtaagggggtAATTAGTATTGCTACATGTTTAgctctttttggcttcatttttgttaaataaataaataattacattgtaaaaaaagtTTGCAAGTCTGAGGTCATATTTGTctaatactaagacccactATGATCCAATGATCTGTGaagtaaataaactaaaatctcTCTCCTGAGTTAATTCTTAaaagttaattctaaaaaaaaaaaaaaacaccaaatagACTTTTAACTCTAACAAACTTTTCTCCTGGGGATAACTGACTGTGTGAAATACTATTGCCAGAGACTGCTTCcataaatcttaaataaattacttaataTAGAAACGTTTACCATATCAGCAATTATCCATCTGTTAAATAGGACACTTGAAAAAGGTTATTATAAAGGCTTAGATAATGTGAAGTGTCTGCATCCTACAACTACATGTGAATGaattgttactatagaaaccatattAGAAGGTACACTGTAATAAAAACCTGCTTTAAATTACAGCTAGAACTATTGCTAAAGCtgctatgataaaaaaaaaaatcttttactttACTtcctttataataattaaacagtGCTGCAATATGTGCATTGTTGGAGGGGAAATGCATCTTATACAAAAATTTGAGGGATTTTTAATCTTGATTGTGGAAAAAGAAATCAGACACCAGTACATAACAGGGATTTTTAGACCATGTGCAGTTAAACGCTTATTTAGTTATCACAAAAATGTGATAAAGAATTAGCtataatgttaaaaattaaatgcaattaataaataaaattttccattaattattttgattagtATAGTGCCTTTAACACTAAACACTGACCAAAAAAGACATAAGTAACTTAATTAATATTACACTAGTGATTAAAAGATTGTGAACCTTTTAAAATTTCTACAAGGGTGGATCAAAAGTTATTTGCACACTGGCTATAGAAATTaagtaaaccaaaaaaaaaaaaaaaatctataattttttgacaattttttgtccatctgtcaacaagctttcatattctccttattttaaaaaatcttttggcTGAGCTTTAAGCCAACAAATGCatcactttttatttcttcataagaagtgaatctttatttacattcaggcatttggcagacactcttatccagagcagctTAGAAAAGTGCTTAAGTTGCTGTGCGTAATTTGTTATTCACCTTTGTATACTGTACGTGTATATGTGACCTAAaatttcatcagattttttgaaTTTGACATTTTGAAATTTCATGTAAATTTGTGATGCTTTCAATAATTAATGTGTATGTgaattttaattttgaatttgcTGGTATAATTTAGAACTTATACAGTAGGTCCATCAATGACAGCAAGTTGTCCTGCCCTCGGTGCAGGAAAACAAGCCCAAACCATGTTATATCATATTTCACAGGTTCTAGTTTTCCTCATCAGTTCAAACTAAATATTCTTCTAATATCCTTCTTGTCCTTATGATCATTAGCAAACTGTAGATGGACATCTGTGTTAATTTTGGACAGCAGTGGCTTTCTCTATGCATCTCTATCATACAAAACTGTTGTTCAGTGTTCTCCTGATGGTTGtctcattaacatttaatggtAGCCAATGTGGCATAGGCCATTAGATGTTTAAATCTTACCTTTGCTCCTTTTGTGATCTCTCATACTATCTTTGTTGGTTCTACAAAGTTGAAGTTGAGTGTAGGTTCTGATAATGACATGCCTTTCCTCTAATCTTTATAGGAATCTATGCTTGTGTGACGTCCGGACGCCCTCAAACTATGAGGACTGCATGAGGAATCAAGGACAGAGGGGAGACAGCTGAGTTGATGGAAGTAAGAAGGAACCAAGTCTTCCTTTAGCCTAAGTGCTAAAAGGGTTAAGAGGATGAGCCATCAGGTTTGCATAATGCGGAGTGTGTGGGGGCTCCTACTGCTGTGTCCCATGTCATGGGCATCAGAGCCAGTAGTCATCGAACTGGAGGCCTCCATGCATTCTACTCTGCTTTCGGACATGCAGGCATCTGTATCCAGTATATCAACAGTATCAGACTCTGTTGCAGTGGTCGGCCGGATGTTCAGGATGGGGATCCCCCTGGTGTCAGAAGACTGCAGTGCCATAGACATTGTaagtttttaagcaaaaaatgtCAGCTTGCTACTCCCTTGAAAGATTTATGATGTCTATAGAGTCTTTCAGAATACAGCGTCGTATTCTTTTTCAGTATTTTGGCAGATTAACCAAGtctcaataataaaaataaaaaaaaatactattttcaTTTCATCTGTTGTAGCTGGTAGTTTTAAAAGGTGAGGTCATATGAGGTCATGTGTTTTAGCCTAAGGTGAGTAGCTAAAATGGGTTAAAATGTAACAGGAAATAACCTGGGAAAAAAATCTTGGTAAAATCTATGGTAAAATTTAACATCAATTTAGCAGAAAAGGgagaataataaattaaatgggACCAAATATCCAAGttgcagttaatttttttttctgtttgttaaaAAACAGTGCCTTTTCACCACATGGGGAGAGATCATGTGTTTCTATTATTTAGTTTACTTCCTGTTTATTTGTAGTACTCCCGTCAACTATTTTGGTATCCTGGGAATTGCTATTTAAGATTAGATTATTTAAACCTCAAGGACTCCCACTTGGGTTCATATTAGTTCTTTAGTATCTTTGTGAAGCAGTAGCAGATCTCAAAGTAAGTAAAGAAAAGGATGACGTCAGTGAACAGCAGCATTTAATATTTGGCCCACATCTCCTCCAAAAATCTTACATTTAAATTCTTCCCTAGACACCTCCTGAATAATATCTGTGATGGAAATGGGGGGAAATGTTGCTGTGGCATGTTCCTTCAGGCCTATGTTCACACTGACTTTTGAAAGGGAATGAGAGGAGCTCATTTGATCACCAGAGGCTTTCGAAGCATAGGTTACTGCCTGTGCTAATGGTttctaaaaatacaaaatgctcTATCTATTGCcatatttttaacataaaaaaatagtgTCCTATCAGTCCATGAGGTGTTCAGCGCTTccacaaataaaaccagaaaaaaatttaacataatttaaaaaagatgaaTCTTTGGAATATCTCTAATgctcttaaaaaaataagtattacTTATATTAATTATGATTTTGCTCTTACAAAAATGATttaccttattattatttacacatgTACCTTATAgcaaagttactttttttttgttaaattttgcaTAATCCTGTTAAGAAGCTAGGGTcaaagcacagggtcagccaggatacaacACCCCTGGATCAGATAGGCTTAAggtccttgctcaagggctcaacagtggaaaCTTTGCAGTGCTGAAGCTTGAACCTACCAACCTTCAAATCAGTAAACCATTAGCTTTTACACGATTGAGCCCTTACTGACCTTTTGGTTATTAAGTTTGGCtaggtttattaaatatttgatcAAAGAAtatagaattgaattgaaccaaaaaataatgaatatgtaggaatttatgcttttctttttgtccATTTCTTAACAGTTATCTGGGGTTGGCAGTGCAGCGTTCCCTGAGTGGCTTTATTGGGACAGTCAGCGTTGTCTTTTGCAAGGTCTACCACTAGAGGGGGATAAAGGACTCTATCGGTTTAGCTTGTCGTCTGAAGCCTTACAAAGTCATGATGGGAGTATACATAGTCACCTACTTCTCAGTGGAACCAAATTGAGCAGTAGCTCTTACACCAACAATCGGCAACCAGATGTCTTCATTATCACAGTAAACACAGATGATCAACAGGATATAGAATCTGCTTCAGTGGCACTGCAGACACAGTCAAACACAacaaatgtgtgtatttgttcaAGTGGCCAGCcagctacagtgctaaccataaTCCTGGATGCAGACCTCACAAAGATGAACTCGAGGGAGCGACTAGTGCTGCTTCAAAAAATGGCTCACTTTGCTAATGAGCCACCAGAGCTAATGCAGGTCATGCCAGTTATTAACAACCGTTTTTTTGATATGACCGCTTTTATGGCTGGACCTGGTAATGCAAAGAAGGTGGTGGAGAATGGTGCTCTGTTATCATGGAAACTCGGTTGTGCGCTTGACCAAACCACCTTACCTGATATTAGTGGGGTCCAGGTGCCAGCAAAAGATGGTACTATGTCCACTCTAATCGGTTACCCAGTGGTTGGCTGGtacattgtaaataaaaaacctcAGCTGGTCAAGCGTATCAGAAGACATATTCACAGCACTCCGACACCAGTGCCTTCCCAGTTTCTTCCAACCACTTATTTATTACCCGCAGAGCGTATTGTGCCAGCTCCAGCATCCCCTTTCATTGCTCGCTCCACAAAGTTGTTGATAAATCCAGCTCGTGGTCCTCTGCCCTTGCCGGTTAAACCTACCATCCGTATGCGAGATCACATAGCTTACACGCCTGTACTGAGCCAACCTCTTCCTAGTCAAGTCCTGGGCAGTACCAGCACTGTCTCCCTGGAACCGACACTAACTCGCCCTGGTTACGTGGAGCCCACTGCCTCTGTTACTCCTCCGACTACTCGCAGACCCAAGACCACCTCAAAAAAGGGCAGAAAATCAAAGATCACTCCAGTGCCCAGGGAGCCAAAAACTACAGATGCCCCTTCCACCAGTCCAGTGACTAACCAAAAGCCTCATTTACATAACTCTATTGGTGAAGTAAATGTGTGGGTTGGAACATACTTTGAGATGAAGATTCCAGCTGATACGTTCTTTGATCAGGAAGATGGAAACACAGAAAATTTGCAGTTGTTATTACAACAAAATCTCTATCAGACACTGGATCAAGGCTCTTGGATACAATTTAACAGCAGCACTCAGCTTCTGTATGGCCTTCCTGACCAAAGTCATGTTGGCAGACATGAATTTCAAATGATAGCAACGGATAAAGAAAATTCAAGCACCATGGATGCTTTTGAGGTTTATGTAAACCACTGGCCATTTGATGACCAATCACCAGTTGTGTTTACTGTTCGCTTTCAAGGAGAACCAAACATGTTGACCAACGATATCAACAAGAAAATCCTATTTTGCAAGAAACTTGCCTCTGCACTGGGTGATCGCAACAGCAGTTCTGTCACACTAAGAAATATTTCAAGTGGCTCTATTCTGGTTGAATGGACCAATAGCAGCTTGCCTAAGAATCCTTGTCCAACTGGACAGATTCAAGAGTTGTGTCATAGGATTTCAGATGCCCAAGGTCATCCCACATCTTTATTTTACAGTGCAATGGAGCCAGACTTCAAACCAATCAACGTTGGGGCTCGTGGTGTCAACAAATGCCAAAGGTTCTCATTTGTACCACCTGGAGAAGTCTCAATTCCAGAATCACCTGAGAATAGTTCCGCTCTTGTGCCATCCACAATCACACCTTCATCCAGCTCAGGCTGGCATCGCAGCGATGATGTCTACTTACACACAGTTATCCCATCTGTGGTCGTGGCTGCCCTGCTGCTCACAGCTGGTTTCATTGCAATGGTTTGCTACAGAAAGAAACAGCGGGGGAAACTGACTTCAGAGGAACAGGCGACCTTCATCAAAAAGGGTGTTCCTATTATTTTTGCAGATGAGTTGGATGATCCTAAATCCCCACCCTCGTCCAGCATGCCGTTAATCTTGCGTGAAGAGAAGCCACCTATGCCTCCCCATTATCCAAGTTCAGCCTGTGGAGAAGTCCTAGAAGAATAcatctccttcaatgatgatgatgatgaccccAATGCTCCTCCTTACCAGCCTCCCCCTCCTTTTACAGTTCCTATAGAGGGCAGGGGTTCTCGACCGAAGAACATGACCTCCTATAGGTGTCCACCACCCTATGTGCCCCCCTAATacataactatatatattataactgGCTCATTTTAGGCATATTAAGAAAAGGCATTATAGTCCAAATATGGAATGAagtgactgatttttttttttttttttttgtgtgtgtgtgtgtgtgtggggggggggggacaataGCCTTGATGTCAAGGTTTGATAATGCTGGATTACTGTTTCTCTGTTTGAATGACTGAGCAGTGCacttaaatcttaaaaaaaaaaaaaaaaacatggtatcTTAAATGCTCAAACTTCACAAGACCTTGCATTCATTGCTTACTTGTTTGGAATTTCTGAAGCAGTTACTACAAAGCAGTAACTGGAATCTACAGACTCAGaaaaatgaccattcctttacCTGTTCATCATATATGAAATTGACAGACGTAAATGTTCTGAAACATCTACTGCCGCCGAGTGTCACACAATCAGATGGTAAGCTAAAGCTCCTGAGCAGAGATGAGGCACTGCCTAAATGCATTTGGTGTCTGTATAGTTGatgtttctgatttttttttttttataatgatattttttaatgtctttacTTGCCTGGAAGCAACATTTATATGGAGTATTATGTTTCTttgttatgtaaaataaaagcaaaccaCCAGTTATATTAAACTGATCATGAGCAGCCTTATAGGCAGATAGACATATTTGTGTGAATGATTTCAGGCTAATATAGAAATTTTTTATCCTTATATGCATTGCACATCAATATCTACCTTGTTGtcatcatcatttttattattttaatcaaagTTCTATATGAATTAATTTGCAGATTACAATGCAAGACTCTGTTAAATCCTAGAACCACGCAACCTTTTAATCATAGTTTTTAGACAATAGGTGTGTAACACACGATTCATTCTAGATGATAAATCATCCAACCCATTGTAAATGTGAattcttttgtgattttattgtttttaaagttgCTGCAACACTTTGGAAATAGATGACATCCCATGCTTTTAGGGccctcccccctctctcccctTCTCCTTGATGTATTGTAACtcctgcattttgtgtttgtatataatTGTGTGCTGGGATAAAAGTGCTAGATCACTAGAATTAGTAATACAAAAATGGTTTTAATTTACAAGCATTACTTAGAAGTATTATCATTCTATTGTGAAACCAAAAATGCAGTATTTTAGTAAATTTGATTTACACACATGGGTTTGTTTGGTATTCTTTTATTAAAGGCAGAAAAACCCACAATGGTCACCAAAATAACTTGAAATTGACAAAGTAATAATACtactaaaaatgtaatgaaaatcagatACTGCTTTGTATTCTGATtcagtagaataaaaaaaaaacatgaatgaaacTGCCTGGACAAAAATTGATGGTACCCCtaacttaatattttgttgcaCATCCTTTTGAGGCAATCACTGCAAAGGGTACCTTTTCCAGACTACATGTTTCAACTCTTTCCACAGATATTCGTCCTTCATCAAAAAGGGTGTTCCACTTATTTTTGCAGATGAGTTGGATGATGCTAAATCCCAACCCTTTTCCAGCATGCTGTTAATATTGCATGAAGAGAAACAGTATATGCCTCTCTGTTGTCCCAGTTCAGCCTGTGGAGCAGTTCTAGAGGAATACATCTTTAGTGATGATGAATATGATGACCCCAGTGCTCCTCTTTACCAGTCTCCCCCTGCTTTTACAGTTCCTACAAAGGGCCTTCTCCGGGCTGAATGTTTCATCTTTTTCCACAGATGTTCGATAGGATTTATATCAAGGCTTTATAGAAGGCCACTTCAGAGTAGACcaatgttttgttcttttttagcTGCGTTTAACAGTAATTACAGTTCTTGGAAAGTTTCAGTTTTGTCTAGTCTGTCTGCTGTGGCTTGTCAATATGCATTTTGACAAAATCCTGTCTGTCATCATGATTTTCCCACTTTTGCACAATCCAACACTGACGTATTCTTAATGTTGGAGTTCACCTTGAATATCTTTTGAAAGTTTTCCTTGGCTCTTTAGTTACCCTTCAGTTCAATTTTAACTCTCTCAGTCATGTTCAGGGAGGTTGGCTATAAGTGGaccataaattttttaatatttgcagCTGTAGTCACAGGAATATTTAGCTGCTTGGAAATGGTCTTACAGTTTTTACCTTGAACATGCTTtttgatatttttctttctgatgTCCTTAGGCAActctccccttttctttctctggTCCATCTTCAGTGTGGACACACCTT
This region of Clarias gariepinus isolate MV-2021 ecotype Netherlands chromosome 9, CGAR_prim_01v2, whole genome shotgun sequence genomic DNA includes:
- the LOC128530436 gene encoding dystroglycan 1-like, with translation MSHQVCIMRSVWGLLLLCPMSWASEPVVIELEASMHSTLLSDMQASVSSISTVSDSVAVVGRMFRMGIPLVSEDCSAIDILSGVGSAAFPEWLYWDSQRCLLQGLPLEGDKGLYRFSLSSEALQSHDGSIHSHLLLSGTKLSSSSYTNNRQPDVFIITVNTDDQQDIESASVALQTQSNTTNVCICSSGQPATVLTIILDADLTKMNSRERLVLLQKMAHFANEPPELMQVMPVINNRFFDMTAFMAGPGNAKKVVENGALLSWKLGCALDQTTLPDISGVQVPAKDGTMSTLIGYPVVGWYIVNKKPQLVKRIRRHIHSTPTPVPSQFLPTTYLLPAERIVPAPASPFIARSTKLLINPARGPLPLPVKPTIRMRDHIAYTPVLSQPLPSQVLGSTSTVSLEPTLTRPGYVEPTASVTPPTTRRPKTTSKKGRKSKITPVPREPKTTDAPSTSPVTNQKPHLHNSIGEVNVWVGTYFEMKIPADTFFDQEDGNTENLQLLLQQNLYQTLDQGSWIQFNSSTQLLYGLPDQSHVGRHEFQMIATDKENSSTMDAFEVYVNHWPFDDQSPVVFTVRFQGEPNMLTNDINKKILFCKKLASALGDRNSSSVTLRNISSGSILVEWTNSSLPKNPCPTGQIQELCHRISDAQGHPTSLFYSAMEPDFKPINVGARGVNKCQRFSFVPPGEVSIPESPENSSALVPSTITPSSSSGWHRSDDVYLHTVIPSVVVAALLLTAGFIAMVCYRKKQRGKLTSEEQATFIKKGVPIIFADELDDPKSPPSSSMPLILREEKPPMPPHYPSSACGEVLEEYISFNDDDDDPNAPPYQPPPPFTVPIEGRGSRPKNMTSYRCPPPYVPP